GGGTGCCGCCGGAAACGATATTCTCTATCGCGCCGCTCACAGTTCCCGCCGCCGACCCATCGCCGAACGACGCGGTCAGGGTCGCGGTCGCGTCGAACGGCCTGACCACGCCACCCATCGTGTGAATCCCGGTGGCGGGACCGCGATACTGCGCGTTCCCTTCGAGCGCCTGGAGGTCGGTTCCGCCTGCGCCGACTTCGAACGACCTGTTTCCCGACGCGAACGCGCCCACCGAAGGCAAGACGGCGGGACTGTTCAGCCAGATGCCGAAAACCAGATAATCCTCATCCGGCGCCTCCCGCTGGGGCTGGGCGGGGCCCGACCCGGTGAACGCATAACCGGAGATGGCCGTGATCCGGCCTGCGCCGTCGATGTCGAGCGTGCACTGCTGCCCCGCCCCGCAGGAGAAGGTTCCGTGCAGGGGGTTTGAATCGGAGTCGCCGTCGTGGTCGTAGTCGCCCATGAACGACCCGGCCGACTGATCGGCGGGGGTGAGGACGACGGAATCGGGAATCCGATCGAGCCGGACGGGCGCGTTCCTCACGGACGCGGCGTTCTGGGCCGGAATCACCCGCGTCTGCGAGATGTCGGTGTAGGCGTGGGCGTAGAGGCCGCCGTCGATGCTCGACAACTCGACACCATGGAACCCGCCCCAATCGCCGATGCGCGGCAGCGGCCGTTGCTCGTTCGTGGGAATCGCGCCGGCCGCGTTCTCAGTGCTTAACACGGTGGCGGCGCCGCCGTCGGTGTCGATCCGGACCCGGAACCGGCGCTCCGCCGGGCCGCCGCTTCCGGTGTCCGCGCCCCAGGTCACCCTGGCCGCAGCCGGCAACACCCCGGCCGCGCCCGCGAGGCTGGTTCCCCGGGTCTCGGTCGTCACGTCGTCCGCCGATTCTTGGGGGGTGATATCCCAGGCCGAGTGTTCGATGCGTCCGGCCCCTCCCGCATCCGCCACCAGCACCTCCACTATGCCCACCCGCCTTCTCTTCGCGGCGTCGGTGTCCTCGTCATCGCCGTTCGCGGATTCGAACAGCCTCGCGTTCTTCGTTCTCAGACTCCTCATGTCGCGCGTCTGCCTCACCATGTCGGCGAACCTGACGGCGTCCCGGCTCGCACGCTCGGCCTTGCCCAACTCCGCCACCACCTCATCGGCCGCCTTGCGGACGTCGGACTCGACCGTGGCCGCCTGGGCCCTGTCGTTCGCCGCCCTCGCCACCTCGTAGGCCGCCTCGACGGCATCCGCCGCATCCTTCGCACGCGTGTAGTTGCGCACGTCGTCGGCCTCCTGTATTCCGGTGAGCGCCTCCTGCGCTATCCTGGCCGCCTCCCGGACCGCATCGAAAGCCACCTGCGCCCTTCTCCTGGCGTCGGACAGGCTCTCCCCGGCCGGGGCGCCGCCCCCATTGCCGCCGCCGCAGCCCGCCAGCGTAAGCGCCAACACCGCCGCCAGCGTGAAATCGCAGAATCCGCGAACGGATCTCATTTTCCTGAACGTCATCTGGTGAATCCTCCCGGATTGGATGGACAGAGAGATTCATTCCTGCGGGCGGGTCCAATGATGATCCCACACTTTTGCGCTTTTGCCAAATAAATCCCCGCCTCGCGTGAGCCACGTACTCGACCCGGAGGTGGCGGTTCGCCTGATGCCGGCGGTTCTTCTGCTGGGGATCGTGCACGACCGGCGTCTGCTGCGCGAAGCGCAAGTGAACATCTCGATCCGGTGGCTCATCGGTTACGAGCTGGAGGAGAGGCTGCCGGACTATTCGAGCATGACGAGGATCCGGCAGTGCTGGGAGGAAATTCGGTCCAGGGAGATATTCCAGTGCACGGTTCGCTCGTACCTGGATATGAAAGTGACCATGGGAGAAGTGGTTCACGTGGACGCCTCATTGATTCAGGCGGACGTGAGTTGGGAGAGTCTGGTGGAGTGTCACGTAGAGGAGATGATTGGGGGAGCACCCCTTGGAGGAAAAGGCAGAAGGATGGCGGAGGCTGCCGTGGCGGGGGTTCGGGGAAAGTGAGCCGGACGGGCCCGAAAGCTGGCCGGCTTCGGTGTGCGCGTCTACCCCACGGGGCGGAAGGTCTACGTGGTCCAGTCGAGGGGGCCGGGAGGGCCGAAGCGCAAGGCGCTTGGCCGTCACGGGGAGATATCGTGTGAGGAGGCGCGCAAGAGCGTGACCGTCCTCATCGACCGCATCAAGCGGGGGAGTATCCTGCGCCCGCGGCGGAGTTCACGGTGTCCGGACTGGCGGAGCGCTTCATGCGCGTCCACGTGTTGGAGCACTGCAAACCGGGCACCGCCGTGGGCTATCGGCACACGCTCGAGAAACACGGCCTGCCGTCTTTGGGAGAGATGGTGCTCGGCGAGGTCGCAGGAGGCGACGTCATGGCCCTGCACCACCGTCTCCAGGATACGCCAATGCGGCCAACACGGTGGTCGACGTGCTGTCCAGAATGTACGTGCTGGCCGAGGCGTGGGGTCTCGCGCCGCCCGGGAGCAACCCGTGCCACGGGGTGCGCCGCTACCGGAGACGCCCCCGCGAGCGATTCTTGACGCACGAAGAATTCCGTCGCCTGGGCCGCGTGTTGAGGGACTTGGAAGCGGACGGATCGGTTTGGCCGTCCACGATTGCGGCGATTCACCTGTTGATGCTGACCGGATGCCGCAAAAGCGAGATATTGGATCTTCGCTGGGACGATGTGGAACTTACTGCGAGCGAGTTGCGGCTCAAGGACGCTAAGGCGGGACCGCGCATGGTCCATCTGACGGCACCCGTACTGGCGGTGCTTAAGGGCCTCCCCCGCTCGCCGGGGAAGGCCTGTGTGTTCTCCGGGCCGAGAGGCGGTAATCAAGAGCCGTACTTCAACCTGTGCTGGCGACGTATCCGGGCGCGGGCGGGACTTGACGACTTGCGGATTCATGATCTGAGACACTCCTACGCGTCGAGGGCGCTCGCGCTGGGTGAGGGCTTGCCCACGATCGGGAAACTACTCGGACACTCGAAGGTATCGACGACAGCGCGCTACGCGCACCTGATGCGCGATGCGGAGAAAACAGCTGCCGCCCGGGTGGGCGAGAGCATCGGAGTTCACCTGGAGCCGCAAAACGCCAATACCTGAACGCAACCACGAGGAGGTATCGAAGGTGGCGAAGCTGCAACACGGGACGCTCTCGAACCGTATGGTCGCTCGACTGAAAGTGGCGAAGGACACTGTATACTGGGACAGGGAACTGACCGGCTTCGGGGTGCGGGTCTATCCCACGGGCTCAAAAGTCTACATTGTCCAGGCCCGGGGGCCGAAGGGACCCAGTCGCCTGACGGTGGGCAAGCATGGTGTGATCAATGTGGATGAGGCGCGAAAGCGCGCGGCATCGATCATCGCACGGGTGAAGGCGGGCGATGAGACGGCTTCCGGACCGGTGCGGACCGGTGAAGTCGGCCGGCGGCCCCACGGTGGCCGAACTCGCGAGACGCTACATGAAGGAACACGCGGCGATACGCTAAAAGCCGAGTTCCATGAGTATGGTACGCTCGGTGGTCTACAAACATATCGTGTCGGCCTTGGGCCGCCTGCCGCTTGCGTCGGTCGAACGCGCGCAGGTCGCGGAACTCCACCAGCGGCTGTCCAAGACGCCCTATACGGCGAACATGGTGGTCCGCACCCTGAACTGATGTACCGGCTGGGCGAGGACTGGGGCATGGCGCCTAAGGGATGCAACCCCTGCCGCTCCATCATCAAGTACCCTGAACGCAACCGGGAACGGTTCCTGACCGACAGGGAGTTCACCCGCTTGGGACGTGTCCTCGATGAGGCCGAAACCCAGTGCGAGGTATCTGCAACCGCCGTGTCGGCGATCCGTCTTCTGATGCTGACCGGGTGCCGGAAGAACGAGATACTGGCGCTTCGCTGGGAGAACGTATCGCTGGATGAGAGCGAATTCAAGCTGCCCGACGCGAAGACGGGCGCGCGAGTGGTGTCCCTCTCGCCACCGGCTCTGAAGCTTCTCGCCGGTCTGCCGCGAATACAGGGCAATCCATGGGTTTTTCCCGGAAAGAAGCCGGGCGCGCACATAAGCGACATCGATTATACCTGGAACATTATCCGCTCACGCGCGGGTCTCGAGGACATCCGGCTCCACGACTTGCGCCATTCCTTCGCATCCAGGGTGCTGGCGCTTGGTGAGACTCTGCCGATGATCGGCAAACTCCTGGGTCATACCCAGATCGAGACCACAGCGCGCTACGCACATCTGGCGCGTGACACGGTGCGGGAGGCGGCGGAGCGGGTCTCCGAGAGCATCGCTGACGACATCCTGGGGGAAGATTAGAGGCGAGTTCGTGTTTCCCAGTGCGCCCCGTAGCGGCGCTGGCCGCGACAGGCCGTGTAGCCCGTGCGCCAGCGCAGATCGTGTCTTAACAGCGCGCAACCATAAGCGCTTGCGCCTTCAGGGTCCCGGCAACTACCCGGGCCTTGTTCTCTCCCGGCGGCCGGCGACGAACAGCGCCCCGCGCCTGTGTCAATCGCGGGCGTCGTGCTCGGCGATGCCCGCGAGCTCGACCGGAGGGCGGTCGGGGAACCAGGCAATCAGCGACAGGTTTCCGCCCATCGCCTCGACCGTCTTACGCAATGTGGACAGCAGCAGATCACTGCGCTGCTCCAGCCGCGAAACCGCGTCCTGGCCGATGCCGAGTTCGCGCGCAACGCTCATCTGGGTGAGCCTTCGGGCCTCGCGCAACTCGCGCAGCGTCATCTCCTCGGCAATCAGTTCCGCCGACCGATCCTCTATCCTGCGCCGCCGCTCGGGGTCGAGTTCCGCCATCATGGCATCAAGGCTCACGGTCATCATGATCCTCCTTCATCGGCGAGTTCGGCAAGGTGCCGCTCGAACCGTTCGTCGGCCTTGCGGATAAGCATGCGGTAGACCCGGCGTTGGCTTCTGCCCGACTTGTCGCCGCAAACAGCAGGATGGCCTGACGCGCGGGGTCGAATGCAAAGGCGACCCGCTATGCACCGTCCATTGCATTGAACCGCATCTCCTGCATGTTCACGTGCCGCGAACCGTTCAGCGTATCCACCTGCGGCCGGCCCAGTTGCGGCCCGAACTGCTCAAGCAAGTGCCCGATTGCGCAGGCCTCATCCAACTCCACGGCGCGCGTCCGGACGGTTCGATCGTGTTCCACAAGAAGTTGAGCAGAGCGAATGTGTTGGGCTTTCTGGCGTCGCAGCCGAGTTGTCTGGTGGCAATGGAGGCATGCGCGAGCGCGCAATACAGGGGTCGCGCGGTCGGTAGGCTCGGCCACGAGGTGAAGCTTATGCCACCGGTCTACGTGAAGCCATATGTGAAGCGCTACAAGAACGACGCTGCGGATGCGGAGGCAATTTGCGAGCAAGGGAATGTTCTTCTGGCGCAAGTTCGGCATTCAGCCGATGCAGAGGTCGCGTGGGGCGAGTTCCCACGCGGCGGTGGAGAATCCGAACATGACGAGCGGCCTTCAATTCTAAAATTGAGTAATCGCTTTTATATGCTTATTTGGATGGGGAAACGATTTTGCGGCGGATACCACTTTTTTGAATTGCTTAACCAATCACGATCTCTTCCTCAAGCGTGGCCGGTCGCAAAATTTTCCCTTGACAATATTATAAAAATAAGCGCAGTATAAGGATATTCGCCCAAATATAGGCAAGGAGAGTAATGTTGCCTTCTCGCTGACATTGCCTTCTCGCTGAGCTGAGATGACTCGTTAGCGAATTTCTGCAAGGGTTAGAATTCACCTTGACAAAACAGGAAATGCTATAGCAATATGAGAGTTGCTACGCATTTAACATATATAAGAGGTGTGGGGAAATTCAGGAAGGCACGAGTAAAAATATTGTCTGCCCCCGCATAGAAGGAACTACATGAGTATTAAGAATCGTCCTGATTTGTATTGCAAGCATTAGATTGTGAATCAGGAGGATAATAGTTTCAAAAAAAAATACCGAATATAAAATACAGCCCGAAGCATGAGCGAAAGGAGGTTAATTCAGAGGAAAGGCGGAAAGTTACGGAAATCCCTTTTTCTATGTATTCAGGAGGACTCACTAAATGAAGTTCAGACAAAGGACAAGCAAGCTATACGCTTTCGCGCTGGCGGCAGTGTTCGCCCTCGCGCTGGCGGGCTGCGGAGGCGGCGGCGGGACGGCAGAGGAGCCGCCTCCTCCGATGCCTAGCCCGCAGGAGCAGTGTGAGGATGCGGGTAATGTGTATGTGGGCGGTCAGTGCATAACGCCCGCAGAGCACGCGCAGCAGATGTGTGAAGGTGCCGGCGGTCGGTACAATACGGACGGTTCTTGCACCTCGGCCGCTGATCTCGCCCAAGAGATGATCGATGCTGCACGGACGGCTGCGGCCGCGGCTGCGACTGCGGCGAACGAGGCGCTCGATGCGGCGAAGGCGGCGTTTAACGGAATCGCCGGCATGGAGAGCTACGACGAACTGCACTACGGCTTGGTTTCCAGTGCGGTAGGCGCTGCGGTTCAGGCGAAGCAGGCGGCGGATGCCGCGAATCAGGCGGCCATGGACGCGACTACGCCTGAAGCCGCCCAAGCGGCCCAGACCAATGCCGAACGGGCTCGTGATGCGGCCCAGGCTGCCCTCGCGAATGCGAATATGTTCGCGCAAGCGGTGAAGGACGCCAAGACGGCTGCGGATCAGAGAGAAGCCGACAGGCTGGCCGAAGAAGAGCGCCAGAGAATGGAAGCGCAGTTGACCGAGGACCTTGCTGCGGCTGTGAGCAGAGCGATGGCGGCCAACACTGCTGCCATGTCTGCGTCTGCAAGAGCCGCTGCGGCGGTTGGTATATTAACGGGCACGGAAAACGCCACACCTCAGCAGGGCGCAGCCGCGCAGGCTGCTGCTGGTCGTGCCGCTGTCGCTGCTGCTACTGCACTTTCTGCGCATGCCAATGCAATTACCGCGCAAGGTGACAGGGACCTCGCTGCTGCGAATGCTGCGGCTGCGGCGGCTGAGCAAGCGGAGATGGACGCCGAAGCTGCTCTCGGCGAAATCAACGATGTGATTGCAATGCTCACCCAGAACAACCAGGAAGCTGCGGATGAAGCGCAGCGCGTGATGGACGTCGCAGATGCTCGCTCCAGGGCCATGGCCTCTGTAACTCAGGCGAATACGGCCGCGGATGCGGCGGAAGCGTCTGCCGATATGGCGGAGGCCGATGCTCCTGGTTCGGATGCGGCAGTGGCGGCTCGCGCCGCGGCCGTGGACGCGAGAGCGGCGGCTGACGCCGCGCAGGCTGCACTCGATGCCATTGCGGACGACGCCACCAAGGCAGAAGCCGATGCTCAGGCCGCGAATGCGGCTACGGAGGCCGGCAATGCGGAAGGGCATCAATCGACTGCGAGCATGGCGGAGGCTGATGCGGCTGATATCAAGGCCAAGGCGGATGCAGCCGAAACACAGCGTGTAGCAGACGTTGGGGCGGCCCGCACGGCGGCCATGGGTTCCGTGACGGCTGCCAATACAGCGGCCGACAATGCGGAAGCGGCCGCAGTGAGAGCAGAAACAGCAGCACCCGACAGTGCCGCAGCAACAACGGCCAGAGAAGCGGCTAC
The Deltaproteobacteria bacterium genome window above contains:
- a CDS encoding site-specific integrase, with the translated sequence MVDVLSRMYVLAEAWGLAPPGSNPCHGVRRYRRRPRERFLTHEEFRRLGRVLRDLEADGSVWPSTIAAIHLLMLTGCRKSEILDLRWDDVELTASELRLKDAKAGPRMVHLTAPVLAVLKGLPRSPGKACVFSGPRGGNQEPYFNLCWRRIRARAGLDDLRIHDLRHSYASRALALGEGLPTIGKLLGHSKVSTTARYAHLMRDAEKTAAARVGESIGVHLEPQNANT
- a CDS encoding helix-turn-helix transcriptional regulator, with product MTVSLDAMMAELDPERRRRIEDRSAELIAEEMTLRELREARRLTQMSVARELGIGQDAVSRLEQRSDLLLSTLRKTVEAMGGNLSLIAWFPDRPPVELAGIAEHDARD
- a CDS encoding site-specific integrase, with translation MAKLQHGTLSNRMVARLKVAKDTVYWDRELTGFGVRVYPTGSKVYIVQARGPKGPSRLTVGKHGVINVDEARKRAASIIARVKAGDETASGPVRTGEVGRRPHGGRTRETLHEGTRGDTLKAEFHEYGTLGGLQTYRVGLGPPAACVGRTRAGRGTPPAAVQDALYGEHGGPHPELMYRLGEDWGMAPKGCNPCRSIIKYPERNRERFLTDREFTRLGRVLDEAETQCEVSATAVSAIRLLMLTGCRKNEILALRWENVSLDESEFKLPDAKTGARVVSLSPPALKLLAGLPRIQGNPWVFPGKKPGAHISDIDYTWNIIRSRAGLEDIRLHDLRHSFASRVLALGETLPMIGKLLGHTQIETTARYAHLARDTVREAAERVSESIADDILGED